The following are from one region of the Indicator indicator isolate 239-I01 chromosome 14, UM_Iind_1.1, whole genome shotgun sequence genome:
- the TAB1 gene encoding TGF-beta-activated kinase 1 and MAP3K7-binding protein 1 isoform X2 has translation MAAQRRSLLQSEQQPSWTDDLPSCHLSGVGSAPNRSYSADGKGTEGHPLEDNWLKFRSENNCYLYGVFNGYDGNRVTNFVGQRLSAELLLGQLHADHSDADVRRVLLQAFDVVERSFLESIDDALAEKASLQSQLPEGVPHHQLPPQYQKIVERLKVVEQEISGGAMAIVAVVLNNKLYIANVGTNRALLCKSTVDGLQVTQLNVDHTTENEDELFRFSQLGLDAGKIKQVGTIRGQESTRRIGDYKVKYGYTDIELLSAAKSKPIIAEPEIHGGHSLDGVTGFLVLMSEGLYKALEAAHGPGQANQEIAAMIATEFAKQTSLDAVAQAVVDRVKRIHCDTFASGGERSKFCPRHEDMTLLVRNFGYPLGEMSQPTLTPSPFSGGRVYPVSVPYSSSQSTSKTSVTLSLVMPSQGQMVNGAHSSSTLDEATPTLTNQSPTVTLQSTNTHTQSSSSSSDGGLFRSRPTHSLQPDEDGRVEPYVDFAEFYRLWNMDHGEQGALTVS, from the exons ATGGCGGCGCAGAGGAGGAGTCTGCTGCAGAGT GAACAGCAGCCCAGTTGGACAGATGACTTACCATCCTGTCACCTCTCTGGGGTGGGCTCAGCTCCAAACCGTTCCTACAGTGCAGATGGCAAGGGGACAGAGGGTCACCCCTTGGAAGATAACTGGTTAAAATTCAG GAGTGAGAACAACTGCTACCTCTATGGTGTCTTCAATGGCTATGATGGCAACCGAGTCACCAATTTTGTTGGTCAGAGGCTCTCTGCAGAATTGCTGCTAGGGCAGCTCCATGCAGATCACAGTGATGCTGATGTGCGTCGAGTTCTGCTGCAG gcattTGATGTGGTAGAAAGAAGTTTTCTGGAGTCCATTGATGATGCCTTGGCAGAGAAGGCCAGCCTGCAGTCCCAGCTACCAGAG GGTGTCCCTCATCACCAATTGCCTCCTCAGTACCAGAAGATTGTGGAGAGATTGAAGGTTGTAGAGCAGGAGATCTCTGGAGGAGCCATGGCTATTGTGGCTGTTGTTCTCAACAACAAGCTCTATATCGCCAATGTGG GTACCAATCGGGCACTGTTATGCAAGTCCACGGTGGATGGGCTGCAGGTGACTCAGCTCAACGTGGACCATACGACAGAGAACGAGGATGAACTCTTCCGCTTCTCCCAGCTGG GCTTGGAtgcagggaaaataaaacaagtgGGAACTATCCGTGGGCAGGAAAGCACTCGGCGCATTGGGGATTACAAAGTCAAATATGGCTACACTGATATTGAACTGCTCAG TGCTGCTAAATCTAAGCCCATCATAGCAGAGCCTGAAATCCACGGAGGGCACTCGCTGGACGGGGTGACTGGGTTCTTGGTGCTCATGTCTGAAGGGCTCTACAAAGCACTGGAGGCAGCTCATGGACCTGGGCAGGCCAACCAG GAAATTGCAGCCATGATTGCCACGGAGTTTGCCAAGCAGACGTCGCTGGATGCCGTGGCACAAGCAGTCGTGGACCGCGTGAAGCGCATCCACTGTGACACTTTTGCCAGTGGTGGGGAGCGGTCCAAGTTCTGTCCCCGGCATGAAGATATGACGCTGCTGGTGAGGAATTTTGGGTACCCGCTGGGGGAGATGAGCCAGCCCACGCTGACACC ttctcccttctcaGGAGGCCGTGTCTACCCAGTCTCTGTGCCATATTCCAGCTCCCAAAGCACAAGCAAGACAAGCGTCACGCTGTCTCTCGTCATGCCTTCCCAAGGCCAGATGGTCAAtggtgcccacagcagctcaACTCTGGATGAAGCCACCCCCACCCTCACTAA CCAAAGCCCAACTGTGACGCTCCAGTCGACTAACActcacacacagagcagcagctcaagtTCAGACGGGGGTCTTTTCCGCTCCCGACCCACCCACTCACTCCAGCCAGATGAAGATGGGCGTGTGGAGCCCTATGTGGATTTTGCAGAGTTTTACCGGCTTTGGAACATGGACCATGGCGAGCAGGGAGCACTGACTGTGTCCTAA
- the TAB1 gene encoding TGF-beta-activated kinase 1 and MAP3K7-binding protein 1 isoform X1: MAAQRRSLLQSEQQPSWTDDLPSCHLSGVGSAPNRSYSADGKGTEGHPLEDNWLKFRSENNCYLYGVFNGYDGNRVTNFVGQRLSAELLLGQLHADHSDADVRRVLLQAFDVVERSFLESIDDALAEKASLQSQLPEGVPHHQLPPQYQKIVERLKVVEQEISGGAMAIVAVVLNNKLYIANVGTNRALLCKSTVDGLQVTQLNVDHTTENEDELFRFSQLGLDAGKIKQVGTIRGQESTRRIGDYKVKYGYTDIELLSAAKSKPIIAEPEIHGGHSLDGVTGFLVLMSEGLYKALEAAHGPGQANQEIAAMIATEFAKQTSLDAVAQAVVDRVKRIHCDTFASGGERSKFCPRHEDMTLLVRNFGYPLGEMSQPTLTPTQGGRVYPVSVPYSSSQSTSKTSVTLSLVMPSQGQMVNGAHSSSTLDEATPTLTNQSPTVTLQSTNTHTQSSSSSSDGGLFRSRPTHSLQPDEDGRVEPYVDFAEFYRLWNMDHGEQGALTVS; the protein is encoded by the exons ATGGCGGCGCAGAGGAGGAGTCTGCTGCAGAGT GAACAGCAGCCCAGTTGGACAGATGACTTACCATCCTGTCACCTCTCTGGGGTGGGCTCAGCTCCAAACCGTTCCTACAGTGCAGATGGCAAGGGGACAGAGGGTCACCCCTTGGAAGATAACTGGTTAAAATTCAG GAGTGAGAACAACTGCTACCTCTATGGTGTCTTCAATGGCTATGATGGCAACCGAGTCACCAATTTTGTTGGTCAGAGGCTCTCTGCAGAATTGCTGCTAGGGCAGCTCCATGCAGATCACAGTGATGCTGATGTGCGTCGAGTTCTGCTGCAG gcattTGATGTGGTAGAAAGAAGTTTTCTGGAGTCCATTGATGATGCCTTGGCAGAGAAGGCCAGCCTGCAGTCCCAGCTACCAGAG GGTGTCCCTCATCACCAATTGCCTCCTCAGTACCAGAAGATTGTGGAGAGATTGAAGGTTGTAGAGCAGGAGATCTCTGGAGGAGCCATGGCTATTGTGGCTGTTGTTCTCAACAACAAGCTCTATATCGCCAATGTGG GTACCAATCGGGCACTGTTATGCAAGTCCACGGTGGATGGGCTGCAGGTGACTCAGCTCAACGTGGACCATACGACAGAGAACGAGGATGAACTCTTCCGCTTCTCCCAGCTGG GCTTGGAtgcagggaaaataaaacaagtgGGAACTATCCGTGGGCAGGAAAGCACTCGGCGCATTGGGGATTACAAAGTCAAATATGGCTACACTGATATTGAACTGCTCAG TGCTGCTAAATCTAAGCCCATCATAGCAGAGCCTGAAATCCACGGAGGGCACTCGCTGGACGGGGTGACTGGGTTCTTGGTGCTCATGTCTGAAGGGCTCTACAAAGCACTGGAGGCAGCTCATGGACCTGGGCAGGCCAACCAG GAAATTGCAGCCATGATTGCCACGGAGTTTGCCAAGCAGACGTCGCTGGATGCCGTGGCACAAGCAGTCGTGGACCGCGTGAAGCGCATCCACTGTGACACTTTTGCCAGTGGTGGGGAGCGGTCCAAGTTCTGTCCCCGGCATGAAGATATGACGCTGCTGGTGAGGAATTTTGGGTACCCGCTGGGGGAGATGAGCCAGCCCACGCTGACACCAACACAAG GAGGCCGTGTCTACCCAGTCTCTGTGCCATATTCCAGCTCCCAAAGCACAAGCAAGACAAGCGTCACGCTGTCTCTCGTCATGCCTTCCCAAGGCCAGATGGTCAAtggtgcccacagcagctcaACTCTGGATGAAGCCACCCCCACCCTCACTAA CCAAAGCCCAACTGTGACGCTCCAGTCGACTAACActcacacacagagcagcagctcaagtTCAGACGGGGGTCTTTTCCGCTCCCGACCCACCCACTCACTCCAGCCAGATGAAGATGGGCGTGTGGAGCCCTATGTGGATTTTGCAGAGTTTTACCGGCTTTGGAACATGGACCATGGCGAGCAGGGAGCACTGACTGTGTCCTAA
- the SYNGR1 gene encoding synaptogyrin-1, which yields MDGGAFGAGKAGGAFDPQAFIRQPHTILRLVSSVFSIVVFGSIVNEGYVNRPNETQEHCIFNRNRNACNYGITVGVLAFLSCLLYLALDAYFPQISSVKDRKKAVLSDIGLSAFWAFLWFVGFCFLTNQWQATKEEDIPMNEGGDAARAAITFSFFSIFTWVGQAFLAYQRFKLGADSALFSQDYMDPSQDSGMPYAPYTNEEDATDAVGTYQQPPPADAFDTETQGYQTQNY from the exons ATGGACGGGGGAGCCTTCGGAGCGGGGAAAGCCGGCGGCGCCTTCGACCCGCAAGCCTTCATCCGGCAGCCGCACACCATCCTGCGCCTCGTCTCCTCG GTGTTCTCCATTGTGGTGTTTGGCTCCATTGTCAATGAAGGGTACGTGAACCGCCCGAACGAGACCCAGGAGCACTGCATTTTCAACCGCAATCGCAATGCCTGCAACTACGGCATCACCGTGGGGGTCCTCGCCTTCCTCAGCTGCCTTCTCTACCTGGCTCTGGATGCCTACTTCCCGCAGATCAGTAGCGTCAAGGACCGCAAGAAGGCAGTGCTCTCGGACATCGGCCTCTCGG CCTTTTGGGCATTCCTCTGGTTCGTTGGCTTCTGCTTTCTGACCAACCAGTGGCAAGCTACAAAAGAAGAGGACATCCCCATGAACGAGGGAGGGGATGCAGCCCGAGCAGCCATCACATTCTCGTTCTTCTCCATCTTCACTTGG GTGGGCCAGGCATTCCTGGCGTATCAGCGTTTCAAGCTGGGTGCCGATTCAGCCCTCTTCTCCCAGGACTACATGGACCCAAGCCAGGACTCCGGCATGCCTTATGCTCCCTACACGAACGAGGAGGATGCTACAGATGCGGTGGGGACATACCAGCAGCCCCCTCCAGCAGATGCTTTTGACACCGAGACACAGGGGTACCAAACACAGAACTACTGA